A window from Kwoniella newhampshirensis strain CBS 13917 chromosome 3, whole genome shotgun sequence encodes these proteins:
- a CDS encoding isopentenyl-diphosphate Delta-isomerase — protein sequence MSAAAVAAPVPAPLPTTTVDLNAYDEEQVKMMEERCILVTPDDKAYGEDSKKTCHLMSNINQGLLHRAFSVFLFRPSDGRLLLQKRADEKITFPGMWTNTCCSHPLSIRSELVEEGQEGVRAAAIRKLPQELGIPESQLKQDDFTFLTRIHYLAPSNGPWGEHEIDYILFCTLDVDLDLNPNEVSDARYVSRSELEAMFADDTNSFTPWFRLIARDLLFPWWDEMLAKSQAEGWDAENGTGKVRASVLEGGAKVDELIKML from the exons ATGtccgctgctgctgtcgCCGCTCCCGTTCCTGCTCCTCTCCCCACAACCACCGTCGACCTCAATGCGTACGATGAAGAACaagtgaagatgatggaggagagatgtaTCCTCGTGACGCCTGATGATAAGGCTTACGGCGAGGATAGCAAGAAGACTT GCCACCTCATGTCAAATATCAACCAAGGACTTCTTCACCGAGCATtctccgtcttcctcttccgacctTCCGACGGTCGACTCTTACTCCAGAAACGCGCCGATGAGAAGATCACATTCCCTGGCATGTGGACAAATACGTGTTGTTCACATCCGTTGAGTATCAGGTCGGAAttggtcgaggagggtcaagaag GTGTCCGAGCAGCTGCTATCCGAAAGCTTCCCCAGGAATTGGGTATCCCAGAAAGTCAACTGAAACAAGACGacttcaccttcctcacGAGAATACACTACCTCGCACCTAGTAATGGACCATGGGGAGAACACGAGA TCGACTACATTCTTTTCTGTACCCTTGACGTTGACCTCGATCTCAACCCGAACGAAGTCAGCGATGCGCGATATGTCTCTCGATCAGAGCTTGAAGCGATGTTCGCGGATGACA CCAACTCTTTCACCCCTTGGTTCCGACTGATTGCACGAGATCTTCTTTTCCCATGGTGGGACGAGATGCTCGCCAAGTCGCAAGCGGAGGGCTGGGACGCAGAGAATGGTACTGGGAAGGTCAGAGCGAGCGTTTTGGAGGGAGGGGCTAAGGTCGACGAGCTCATCAAGATGCTCTGA
- a CDS encoding isoleucine-tRNA ligase produces the protein MSFKAHDPSKPIHIPTSEQEVLQYWRDIDAFKTSQKLSEGKPEYSFYDGPPFATGLPHYGHLLAGTIKDIVTRHAHSTGHHVERRFGWDTHGLPVEHEIDKTLNIKGKEDVMAMGIDKYNAACREIVMRYSTEWKSTVERMGRWIDFDTGYKTLDPTYMESVWWVFGQLWGKNQVYRGLKVMPYSMGCTTPLSNFEAGEDYRMTSDPAVTVSFPLVDDPSTSLLAWTTTPYTLPTNLALCVHPDFTYIKIHDIERAQNFILLESLLGTVYKEYQGGKKPDPKKEPKFKKVGTFLGKDMVGWRYVPIFDHFTEQFEDRAYRVLADTYVTDSDGTGIVHQAPAYGEDDHRICVAHGVVRDDELPPCPIDEAGRFTSEIPEYQGKNVKEADPFIIKDLQKKGRLVVRSDIMHSYPFCWRSGTPLIYRAIPSWFVRVANISDKLVANNEKTRWVPANIGEGRFGGWIRNARDWNISRNRYWGTPIPLWVSEDYEEIVAVSSIAELEELSGVKGIKDLHRESIDNITIPSKQGKGQLKRIEEVFDCWFESGSMPYAQSHFPFENQDLFKKSYPADFVCEGIDQTRGWFYTLLVLGTHLYDTAPWKNLIVTGLILASDGKKMSKKLKNYPDPMEIVGKYGADCVRLFLVNSPVVRADNLRFREEGVREVLSNVILKWINSLNFYLGQVELFEQSTGEKFLYDHDAPKSTNVMDRWILATCQTLIQHLDTEMAAYRLYTVIPKLLDLIADLTNWYIRFNRTRLKGSGGVDDTRLALNTLYEALMTLCLTMSSFTPFTCETVYQALRPTSPAPKGSTQDVRSIHFLPFPTARSEYLDPVVERQVGRMRAVIDLGRLIRDRKTLRVKTPLKELTIFHHDQEYLDDVKSLETYIAAELNVVNIVYTSDEAAVGIKYRATADWTVLGKKLRKDIGKVRSHLPKMSTEECKEYLSNGKIVVNGVELVAGDLLVTRFAQVDGGKESEFDTASDNDVIILLDIRRHAELESLSLLRSLTSRVNKLRKEAGLKPSDKVDIYYEYDDGEEDAVREALKGNEDYLIKQIGGVPIELSQRSEGSSESTLQREVRTKDAEDLGAGERFVLSLALKE, from the exons ATGTCATTCAAAGCTCACGACC CTTCCAAGCCTATTCATATCCCTACTTCGGAGCAAGAAGTCCTCCAGTACTGGCGGGACATCGACGCCTTCAAGACTTCCCAGAAGCTCTCGGAGGGAAAGCCCGAATACAGCTTCTATGATGGTCCTCCCTTCGCTACTGGTCTGCCTCATTATGGTCATCTGTTAGCCGGTACCATCAAG GACATTGTCACACGACACGCTCACTCAACCGGTCATCACGTCGAGCGTCGATTTGGCTGGGACACGCACGGTCTTCCCGTTGAGCACGAGATTGATAAAACGCTCAACatcaagggcaaggaggatgtgatGGCCATGGGTATCGACAAGTACAACGCTGCGTGTAGAGAGATTGTAATGCGTTATTCGACGGAATGGAAGAGTACTGTtgagaggatggggagatgGATCGACTTTGACACCGGTTACAAGACACTCGACCCAACATATATGGAAAGTGTGTGGTGGGTTTTCGGTCAGCTTTGGGGCAAGAATCAGGTATACCGAGGGTTGAAGGTCATGCCTTATTCAATGGGATGTACAACCCCTTTGAGTAACTTTGAGGCCGGTGAAGACTACAGAATGACTTCGGATCCTGCTG TGACCGTATCCTTCCCTCTCGTTGATGACCCTTCGACTTCCCTTCTCGCCTGGACAACCACACCCTACACTCTTCCCACCAACCTCGCCCTCTGTGTCCATCCCGATTTTACATACATCAAGATCCATGATATCGAGCGGGCACAGAATTTCATTCTCCTGGAGAGCCTTTTAGGCACAGTGTATAAGGAGTATCAGGGTGGAAAGAAGCCAGACCCCAAGAAGGAACCCAAGTTCAAGAAGGTTGGGACATTCTTGGGAAAAGATATGGTTGGGTGGCGATACGTCCCTATCTTTGACCATTTCACTGAGCAG TTCGAAGACAGGGCCTACCGAGTTCTTGCCGACACCTATGTTACCGACTCTGACGGTACCGGTATCGTCCACCAAGCTCCGGCCTACGGAGAGGACGATCATAGGATCTGTGTCGCTCATGGAGTCGTTCGCGACGATGAGCTTCCCCCTTGTCCTATTGATGAGGCGGGTCGATTCACCTCTGAGATTCCTGAGTACCAGGGGAAGAACGTAAAG GAGGCCGACCctttcatcatcaaggatttgcagaagaagggacGCCTTGTCGTGCGATCCGACATCATGCATAGTTATCCCTTCTGTTGGAG ATCTGGCACACCCTTGATTTACCGAGCTATCCCTTCATGGTTCGTCCGTGTTGCGAACATCTCCGACAAGCTCGTTGCCAACAATGAAAAGACAAGATGGGTCCCAGCCAACATTGGAGAAGGTCGTTTCGGCGGTTGGATCAGAAATGCGCGAGATTGGAACATCTCAAGAAATCGATACTGGGGTACTCCTATCCCGTTATGGGTCAGCGAGGACTacgaggag ATCGTCGCTGTCAGCTCGATCGCTGAACTCGAGGAGCTTTCCGGTGTGAAAGGCATTAAAGACTTGCACAGAGAAAGCATCGACAACATTACCATCCCATCGAAGCAGGGCAAGGGTCAGCTTAAGAGGATAGAGGAGGTGTTTGATTGTTGGTTCGAGTCCGGAAG TATGCCTTACGCCCAATCTCATTTCCCCTTCGAGAACCAGGACCTCTTCAAGAAGAGCTACCCTGCCGACTTTGTCTGCGAGGGTATCGACCAGACTAGAGGTTGGTTCTACACGCTCTTGGTCCTTGGCACACATCTGTATGATACTGCTCCTTGGAAAAACTTGATCGTTACCGGTCTCATCCTTGCCTC TGacggaaagaagatgagcaAGAAGCTCAAGAACTACCCTGATCCTATGGAGATTGTCGGTAAATACGGTGCCGATTGTGTTCGACTCTTCCTTGTCAACTCTCCAGTCGTTCGAGCCGACAATCTCCGATttcgagaggaaggtgtCCGCGAAGTCTTGTCCAATGTTATACTGAAATGGATCAACTCGCTCAACTTCTACCTCGGTCAAGTGGAGCTGTTTGAGCAGAGCACAGGGGAGAAGTTTCTCTATGATCACGATGCGCCCAAGTCTACCAATGTTATGGACCGATGGATCTTGGCGACATGTCAGACCTTGATACAACATCTCGACACTGAAATGGCAG CCTATCGTTTATACACGGTCATCCCCAAGTTACTCGACCTCATCGCTGACTTGACCAACTGGTACATCCGTTTCAACCGAACCCGATTGAAGGGTTCGGGCGGCGTGGACGATACCCGATTGGCCCTCAACACATTGTATGAGGCTCTCATGACTCTATGCCTTACCATG TCCTCTTTCACCCCCTTCACCTGTGAGACTGTCTATCAAGCTCTCCGACCGACTTCCCCAGCACCCAAAGGGTCCACTCAGGATGTCAGGTCGATCCATTTCTTGCCTTTCCCCACTGCACGATCTGAATATCTTGACCCTGTTGTCGAGCGACAAGTCGGACGAATGCGTGCGGTCATCGATCTGGGTCGTCTCATCCGAGATCGAAAGACTCTGAGAGTGAAG ACTCCCCTCAAAGAGCTTACGATCTTCCACCACGACCAAGAATATCTTGACGATGTCAAGTCTCTTGAGACATATATTGCTGCGGAGTTGAACGTCGTCAACATCGTTTACACCAGTGATGAGGCAGCTGTCGGTATCAAGTACCGTGCGACCGCCGACTGGACGGTCCTCGGCAAGAAGCTTCGAAAGGATATCGGCAAGGTTCGATCACATCTTCCCAAGATGAGCACAGAAGAGTGCAAGGAGTACCTCAGCAACGGCAAGATCGTTGTGAACGGTGTCGAGCTCGTCGCCGGAGATCTCCTTGTGACTCGGTTCGCTCAAGTCGatggaggaaaggagagcGAGTTCGACACTGCTAGCGATAACgacgtcatcatccttcttgataTCCGAAGACATGCGGAACTGGAATCATTATCATTACTTCGATCTCTCACTTCTCGAGTGAACAAACTCCGAAAGGAAGCGGGACTGAAACCTTCCGACAAGGTCGATATCTATTACGAgtacgatgatggagaagaagatgcggTCCGTGAAGCTCTCAAAGGGAATGAAGATTATTTGATAAAGCAGATTGGAGGAGTTCCCATCGAGCTGAGTCAAAGAAGCGAGGGATCATCAGAATCCACATTAcagagagaggtgaggacgaaggatgCGGAGGATCTTGGAGCGGGCGAGAGATTCGTGCTTAGCTTGGCTTTGAAGGAATAA